One segment of Yersinia kristensenii DNA contains the following:
- a CDS encoding AbgT family transporter has product MSSVEPQENRQTGILNTIERIGNAMPDITMLFIYALGVCWVLSFGLSFINFDYYHPLTGEQIKVTNMLAPVELVTFITTMVKNFINFPPLAITIVATLGIGIAEGSGFIQVMLKKMLNVTPQRILTPAVIFIGVVSHVASDSAYVILMPVSAMMFYASGRHPLAGIAAAFAGLAGGFSASYTPSIIDPIMQGFTQGAAHIIDPSYNVNVLCNYFLSFGSTFAVILVCWFITEKIVEPRLIKSMPLNDDLSVLHNHDELQKVTPRESKAFKKAGLTMLLMLIGLAAALYPENSLLRSPEGSLTRPDAPIMQAIVPLLFFMFAIPGLIYGFSAGTFKSTKDVTSSMENITRSLVSFLVFSFFCAQFLYSFSHSNIGTLLAISGADLLRTLAMPAGFTILGVILLSCALDIIITSASSKWSILAPVLVPMLMAVGISPELTQASFRVSSTVNISTPMFAFYPLIIMYCRQYCSKTGVGTLCAMMLPYTLGLTIVLTLMLYLFWGLGIPLGFQSGYTYPATH; this is encoded by the coding sequence ATGTCATCAGTAGAACCGCAGGAAAACCGGCAAACCGGAATACTTAATACCATCGAGCGCATCGGTAATGCGATGCCTGATATCACCATGCTATTTATTTATGCACTGGGTGTGTGCTGGGTGCTTTCTTTTGGATTGTCATTTATCAATTTTGATTATTATCATCCGCTGACTGGTGAGCAGATCAAAGTGACCAATATGCTGGCACCAGTTGAGCTGGTGACCTTTATTACCACCATGGTCAAAAACTTTATTAACTTCCCACCATTGGCAATTACTATTGTCGCAACACTGGGCATTGGGATTGCCGAGGGCAGTGGCTTTATTCAGGTCATGTTGAAAAAGATGCTTAATGTGACACCCCAGCGCATTTTGACACCGGCGGTCATTTTTATTGGTGTGGTCAGCCATGTTGCATCTGATTCGGCTTATGTGATTTTAATGCCAGTATCGGCCATGATGTTTTATGCCAGTGGCCGCCATCCGCTTGCTGGAATTGCCGCGGCTTTTGCCGGGTTGGCGGGTGGATTCTCGGCCAGTTATACCCCATCGATTATTGACCCTATCATGCAGGGTTTTACTCAGGGCGCGGCACATATTATTGACCCGAGTTATAACGTCAATGTGCTATGTAACTATTTCCTCAGCTTTGGCAGTACATTTGCCGTGATTCTGGTGTGTTGGTTTATTACTGAGAAAATTGTCGAGCCGCGGTTGATCAAGTCGATGCCCCTGAATGACGATCTCAGTGTGCTACATAACCATGATGAACTGCAAAAAGTGACTCCGCGCGAGAGCAAAGCATTTAAAAAAGCGGGGCTGACTATGCTATTGATGCTGATTGGTCTGGCGGCGGCATTGTACCCGGAGAACTCTTTATTGCGCTCACCAGAGGGGAGTTTAACCCGCCCTGACGCGCCTATCATGCAAGCCATTGTCCCGCTGCTGTTCTTCATGTTCGCCATTCCCGGCCTGATTTATGGTTTCAGCGCGGGCACCTTTAAAAGCACTAAAGATGTCACCAGCAGCATGGAAAACATCACACGCTCATTGGTCTCGTTTTTAGTTTTCAGTTTCTTCTGCGCCCAGTTCCTATATTCATTCAGTCATTCTAATATCGGCACATTGCTCGCAATCTCGGGCGCTGACTTGTTGCGGACCTTGGCGATGCCCGCTGGATTCACTATTTTAGGGGTGATTCTACTGTCTTGCGCGTTGGATATTATTATTACTTCAGCATCGTCAAAATGGTCGATTTTGGCACCGGTATTAGTACCGATGTTGATGGCGGTAGGTATTTCGCCGGAACTGACGCAGGCCAGTTTCCGCGTCAGTTCCACTGTCAATATCTCGACACCGATGTTTGCCTTCTATCCTTTAATCATTATGTATTGCCGCCAGTATTGCTCTAAGACTGGGGTGGGAACACTCTGCGCCATGATGCTGCCTTATACTCTTGGGCTGACAATTGTGCTCACCCTGATGCTGTATTTGTTCTGGGGATTAGGGATTCCATTAGGGTTCCAGAGCGGCTATACCTACCCGGCGACTCACTAA
- the pepT gene encoding peptidase T, with protein MTIALSEQLTQRFFRYLSVSSQSDAAASTLPSTAGQHKMAQMLADELRQLGLEDIVIDEHATVTARKPGNQPTAPRIGFITHIDTVDVGLSADIHPQRLHFTGSDLCLNPEQGIYLRTAEHPEILRYQDEEIIFSDGTSVLGADNKAAVTVVMTLLENLSADDKHGDIIVAFVPDEEIGLLGAKALDLARFDVDFAYTIDCCELGEVVYENFNAASAEIDIVGVTAHPMSAKNVLINPIRVAYDIISEFDPQQTPEHTEGREGYVWFTDMVANPNSAKLKIAIRDFDNASFAARKASIGAAVAKISARYPRAKLSYSVTDVYSNISNSIGEDKTAIELVFSSMAQLGIEPNVIPMRGGTDGAALSSKGLLTPNYFTGAHNFHSPFEFLPISSFVKSYELTRTICLSAAKK; from the coding sequence ATGACAATCGCACTCTCAGAACAACTCACTCAACGTTTTTTCCGCTATCTGTCCGTCAGTAGTCAGAGTGACGCCGCCGCTAGCACACTGCCGAGCACGGCGGGGCAGCATAAGATGGCGCAAATGTTGGCCGATGAACTGCGGCAGTTGGGGCTGGAAGATATCGTCATTGATGAACATGCGACGGTAACTGCCCGTAAACCGGGTAACCAGCCTACAGCGCCACGTATTGGTTTTATCACTCACATTGATACCGTTGATGTTGGTTTGTCAGCCGATATCCATCCTCAGCGCTTGCACTTTACCGGCAGCGACCTGTGCTTGAATCCGGAGCAGGGCATCTATCTGCGCACGGCGGAACACCCGGAAATTCTACGTTATCAGGATGAAGAGATTATTTTCAGCGATGGTACCAGTGTGTTGGGGGCGGATAATAAAGCGGCAGTAACGGTGGTGATGACACTGCTGGAAAACTTGAGCGCGGATGATAAGCACGGCGATATTATTGTGGCATTTGTGCCAGATGAAGAGATTGGCTTACTCGGTGCCAAAGCGCTGGATCTGGCGCGCTTTGATGTTGATTTTGCTTATACCATCGATTGCTGTGAACTGGGCGAAGTGGTGTATGAGAACTTCAATGCGGCCTCGGCGGAGATTGATATTGTGGGTGTGACGGCACATCCCATGTCAGCCAAGAATGTGCTGATCAATCCGATTCGTGTCGCTTATGACATTATCAGTGAATTTGACCCGCAACAGACGCCAGAACACACCGAAGGGCGGGAAGGTTATGTTTGGTTCACGGATATGGTGGCTAACCCTAACAGCGCCAAACTGAAAATTGCCATTCGTGATTTTGATAATGCTTCCTTTGCGGCCCGTAAAGCTTCAATTGGCGCGGCAGTGGCAAAGATCTCTGCCCGCTATCCACGCGCCAAGTTAAGCTATTCAGTGACCGATGTTTACAGCAATATCAGCAATTCCATTGGTGAAGATAAAACAGCAATTGAGCTTGTTTTCTCTTCCATGGCGCAGTTGGGGATTGAGCCTAATGTCATTCCGATGCGAGGCGGGACGGATGGCGCGGCGTTATCCAGCAAAGGGTTGTTAACACCCAACTATTTCACTGGTGCGCATAACTTCCATTCGCCATTTGAATTCTTGCCAATCAGCTCCTTTGTAAAATCATATGAGTTGACGCGGACTATCTGCTTATCTGCGGCGAAAAAATAA
- a CDS encoding Na/Pi cotransporter family protein, translated as MLTLLHLLSSVALLVWGTHIVRTGIMRVYGADLRRVLSASIQKKPTAFMAGIGVTALVQSSNATALLVISFVSQGLISLSPALVIMLGADVGTALMARVLTFDLSWLSPLLILGGVIVFLGQRKARVGQMGRVCIGLGLIILALQLIVTAAGPITQATAVQAIFSSLTGDTILALLIGALFAMISYSSLAAVLLTATLAATGLVPLNIALCIVIGSNLGSGLLALISSRGQNAVSRQVVLGSLLFKVIGCILIVPWVNMLGKWLFGHSLPAAEVVIYFHVFYNLLRCLLMLPFVGVMARICARLISDAPNTTQPFAPRYLDITAIDTPSLALANAVRETLRMGDVLEQMLFRFKEVLEGNKQQKHEVSLLEDEVDMLYSAIKLYLAQIQQDELGEIDSRRWAEIIDTAVNLQQAGDIIGRMTSDVAAKSLNARKPFSAEGFEELNTLHARLVTNLDLGMSVFLSRDINNAKRLRRAKHRFRLLNRRYSHAHVERLHQQNVLSIETSSLHMGLLGDMKRLNSLFCSTAYHVLEVQEEALD; from the coding sequence ATGCTGACACTGCTTCATCTGCTTTCTTCTGTCGCCCTGCTGGTGTGGGGCACACACATCGTCCGCACCGGTATTATGCGAGTTTATGGTGCCGATTTACGCCGGGTACTGAGCGCCAGCATCCAGAAAAAACCGACTGCGTTTATGGCCGGGATTGGCGTCACCGCGCTGGTGCAAAGCAGTAATGCAACCGCGTTGCTGGTTATTTCGTTTGTATCGCAAGGGCTGATTTCATTGTCACCCGCGCTGGTGATTATGTTAGGGGCAGATGTCGGGACAGCGCTGATGGCGCGGGTGCTCACCTTTGATCTCTCCTGGCTATCGCCCTTGTTGATTTTGGGCGGGGTGATCGTCTTCCTCGGCCAACGTAAAGCCCGCGTGGGCCAAATGGGGCGAGTCTGCATTGGCCTCGGGCTGATTATTCTGGCACTGCAACTGATTGTTACAGCTGCCGGGCCAATTACACAGGCGACCGCAGTTCAGGCCATTTTTTCCTCCCTGACCGGTGATACCATTCTGGCCCTGTTGATTGGTGCGCTGTTCGCCATGATCAGTTATTCCAGTTTGGCTGCCGTACTACTGACCGCGACACTCGCCGCTACCGGCTTAGTGCCACTGAACATCGCGCTCTGTATTGTGATTGGTTCAAATCTCGGCAGCGGATTGCTGGCCTTGATCAGCAGCCGTGGGCAGAATGCCGTCTCTCGCCAAGTGGTGCTGGGGAGCCTGCTATTTAAAGTTATCGGCTGTATCTTAATTGTTCCTTGGGTCAATATGTTAGGAAAATGGCTATTCGGGCACAGTTTACCCGCCGCCGAAGTGGTCATTTACTTCCACGTTTTCTATAACCTGCTGCGCTGTTTATTGATGCTGCCATTTGTGGGAGTGATGGCACGTATCTGTGCCCGGTTGATCAGTGATGCTCCCAATACCACCCAGCCCTTTGCACCGCGCTATCTGGATATCACCGCTATCGACACTCCGTCACTGGCCTTAGCCAACGCCGTGCGGGAAACCCTACGCATGGGTGACGTGCTGGAGCAAATGCTGTTTCGCTTTAAAGAAGTGTTGGAGGGGAATAAACAACAAAAGCATGAAGTCAGCTTGTTGGAAGATGAAGTCGACATGCTGTATAGCGCGATAAAACTGTATTTAGCCCAAATTCAGCAAGATGAATTAGGCGAGATTGATTCACGCCGCTGGGCGGAAATCATTGATACCGCAGTCAATCTCCAGCAGGCGGGTGATATTATTGGCCGCATGACTTCGGATGTCGCCGCCAAGTCGCTCAATGCGCGCAAACCATTTTCAGCCGAAGGGTTTGAGGAATTAAATACCCTCCATGCCCGGCTGGTCACCAATCTTGATTTGGGCATGTCGGTATTTTTATCTAGAGATATCAATAATGCTAAGCGTCTGCGCCGTGCCAAGCACCGTTTCCGCTTGCTGAACCGCCGTTACTCTCATGCTCACGTCGAGCGCCTGCATCAGCAAAACGTTCTGAGCATTGAAACCAGCAGTCTGCATATGGGGCTATTGGGGGATATGAAGCGTTTGAACTCGCTGTTCTGCTCAACCGCCTATCATGTGCTGGAAGTGCAGGAAGAAGCACTAGATTAA
- a CDS encoding nucleoside hydrolase, which produces MRLIIDCDPGNGVPGANVDDGLALALAIAAPEIALELVTIVAGNTPSEVGFSVAHDLMTRLGLNIPIMRGASQALVEPAALWRDKLDNGAARNGLTALWHQTPRPPMVASNAPLAAHAIGELICNNPGEITLVAIGPLTNIAHAMQLYPQMASSVAEIAIMGGVFNVDGYLKDTNFGIDPEAAHVVLTSGANITLAPLDVTTQTQMLHQDLDRIAQIDSVLSRYLVETLRPWISYSMQTRQLPGCWVHDALVVAWLLDKSIVTTASDYVDVALEGVLTRGMTLRFSPENLRLNVGIPAPQGTPVKILQSVDNKKLLDTIYQSLSNFT; this is translated from the coding sequence ATGCGTTTAATTATTGATTGTGACCCAGGAAATGGCGTACCCGGCGCCAATGTCGATGATGGTTTAGCCTTAGCGCTGGCCATCGCCGCCCCAGAAATAGCGTTAGAATTAGTGACTATCGTGGCGGGAAATACCCCAAGCGAAGTCGGATTTTCTGTTGCCCATGATTTAATGACCCGTTTGGGATTGAATATCCCCATCATGCGGGGCGCGTCACAAGCGCTGGTAGAGCCTGCTGCACTGTGGCGCGACAAGCTGGATAATGGCGCGGCCAGAAATGGATTAACCGCACTTTGGCACCAAACGCCCCGGCCCCCCATGGTGGCCTCCAATGCGCCCTTAGCGGCCCATGCCATCGGCGAATTAATTTGCAATAACCCCGGTGAAATAACCTTGGTGGCTATCGGCCCACTGACAAATATCGCCCATGCCATGCAACTTTACCCACAAATGGCGTCATCGGTGGCAGAAATTGCTATCATGGGAGGTGTGTTTAATGTCGATGGCTACCTTAAAGACACCAATTTTGGTATCGATCCCGAAGCCGCGCATGTGGTACTGACCAGCGGTGCTAACATTACACTGGCGCCTTTGGATGTCACCACGCAGACCCAAATGCTGCATCAGGATTTAGATAGAATTGCACAAATTGACTCTGTACTCAGCCGTTATCTGGTGGAGACTTTGCGCCCGTGGATAAGCTACTCGATGCAAACACGGCAACTACCGGGTTGCTGGGTTCATGATGCCCTGGTCGTTGCTTGGTTGCTGGATAAAAGTATCGTGACCACCGCCAGTGATTATGTCGATGTCGCGCTGGAGGGGGTGCTGACCCGCGGGATGACTTTGCGTTTTAGCCCAGAGAATCTGCGTTTGAATGTCGGTATTCCGGCACCGCAGGGAACACCCGTAAAAATTCTGCAATCCGTTGATAATAAAAAGCTCTTGGATACCATTTACCAATCATTGAGCAATTTCACCTAA
- a CDS encoding LacI family DNA-binding transcriptional regulator, with amino-acid sequence MTRSDVAREAGTSVAVVSYVINNGPRPVAPATKQRVLDAIQETGYRPNEIARSLARGTTQTYGLIVPNISNPFISSMAHALQREAFANGQVLLLGDAGDDRQRERELINNLLHRQVDGLLYTSVDRHPYIELIQATGTPFVMLDRVDAAQQICAIRVDERAAAFQATQHLIEHGHSDIAIICGPLDMLNTQDRLNGWRDALQQAGLRVRNEWIFPTTYTRPGGYQAAQQMLKGPLPQALFTTNELQAFGCLRAMSEHNLTAPKDLALICFNGTIESEYNVPSLTTVRQPLDIMAKTAIEMLKNWSGEPTIREFDFSLQIGESCGCSRLQRNWHCS; translated from the coding sequence ATTACACGTTCTGATGTCGCACGCGAAGCAGGTACTTCTGTGGCGGTAGTCAGTTACGTCATCAATAATGGGCCGCGGCCAGTTGCCCCAGCCACCAAACAGCGTGTGCTTGATGCCATTCAAGAAACCGGTTACCGCCCCAATGAGATAGCCCGTTCATTAGCTCGCGGCACCACTCAAACCTATGGTCTGATTGTTCCTAATATTTCTAACCCTTTTATTTCTTCCATGGCCCATGCCCTGCAACGTGAAGCCTTTGCCAATGGGCAAGTGTTATTATTGGGAGATGCGGGCGATGACCGGCAGCGCGAACGCGAACTTATCAATAATCTGCTACATCGTCAGGTTGATGGTTTGTTGTATACCAGTGTTGACCGCCATCCCTATATCGAATTAATTCAAGCTACTGGCACCCCCTTTGTCATGCTCGACCGCGTCGATGCTGCACAACAAATCTGTGCCATTCGTGTGGATGAACGCGCTGCCGCGTTTCAAGCAACTCAGCATTTGATTGAACATGGTCATAGCGATATCGCCATTATTTGCGGTCCACTGGATATGCTCAATACTCAAGATAGGTTGAATGGCTGGCGCGATGCATTGCAACAAGCGGGGCTAAGGGTGCGCAATGAGTGGATTTTCCCGACCACATACACCCGCCCTGGGGGTTATCAGGCCGCACAGCAGATGTTGAAAGGGCCATTGCCGCAGGCGTTATTCACAACTAACGAATTACAGGCGTTTGGCTGTTTGCGGGCCATGTCCGAGCATAATCTGACCGCCCCGAAAGATCTGGCGCTTATCTGTTTTAACGGCACCATTGAGTCTGAATATAACGTGCCTTCCTTAACAACCGTGCGCCAGCCGTTGGATATCATGGCGAAAACCGCTATCGAGATGCTAAAAAACTGGAGCGGTGAGCCGACGATTCGCGAGTTTGATTTTTCGCTGCAAATCGGTGAATCCTGTGGTTGTTCCCGTCTCCAAAGAAATTGGCATTGCAGCTAA